The following proteins come from a genomic window of Elgaria multicarinata webbii isolate HBS135686 ecotype San Diego chromosome 10, rElgMul1.1.pri, whole genome shotgun sequence:
- the FGF5 gene encoding fibroblast growth factor 5 isoform X3, whose translation MSKKGKLHASAKFTDDCKFRERFQENSYNTYASAVYRTEKTGREWYVALNKRGKAKRGCSPRVKPQHISTHFLPRFRQDEQPELSFTVAVPEKKKLPVVIPAKPKVSLPVPRKNSPPVKYRLKFRFG comes from the coding sequence GCCAAATTTACAGATGACTGCAAGTTCAGGGAGAGGTTTCAAGAAAACAGCTATAACACATACGCCTCAGCGGTTTACAGGACTGAAAAAACGGGAAGAGAATGGTACGTGGCTTTGAACAAAAGAGGCAAAGCGAAGAGAGGGTGTAGTCCCCGGGTGAAACCTCAGCATATTTCTACTCATTTTCTCCCGAGGTTCAGACAAGATGAGCAGCCCGAACTCTCATTTACCGTCGCCGTCCCTGAAAAGAAAAAGCTGCCTGTTGTCATCCCAGCAAAGCCAAAGGTCTCATTGCCGGTGCCTCGAAAGAACTCCCCTCCAGTCAAATACAGACTCAAGTTTCGCTTTGGGTAG